From the genome of Methanobrevibacter smithii ATCC 35061, one region includes:
- a CDS encoding 4Fe-4S dicluster domain-containing protein → MPIVTINYDKCKGIDCAECVDVCPMEVLVLEGDKVEIVDPEDCSFCEVCMDVCPEECVNVEDDD, encoded by the coding sequence ATGCCTATTGTAACTATTAATTATGATAAGTGTAAAGGTATTGATTGTGCAGAATGTGTTGACGTTTGCCCAATGGAAGTTTTAGTTCTTGAAGGGGACAAAGTTGAAATTGTAGATCCTGAAGACTGCAGTTTCTGTGAAGTTTGTATGGATGTCTGTCCTGAAGAATGTGTCAATGTTGAAGATGATGATTAA
- a CDS encoding DUF2142 domain-containing protein, with protein sequence MFCRDNFIYFKGELIGLAILLVFGSFGILYGIKHKKEPHKVAFVIIILFGLLMVFFAPPMSFPDEAIHFARAESITEGVLYPVKTPNGYYIQDYFFEMNQAKAGTTVIMYDFNKPINDSWGYWPASTNTPFYSYLFSALGILIAKCLDLSVIWTLWLGRLANLLLYGGFVYFAIKKAPVYKMPLLFMACLPIAVSQASSFSYDAFIFGCAIVMFAYFVYMYKNKFETKDLAIFFIACLLMSLIKPPYVFLALSIFAVPKENFPSAKLQKYSAIVTFAVFVIVIMYFGNFFNQFIGASQHTTDYVLNSRNASFTAQMEYIMGNPTAIGTLMLFAVKSVFDVFVVNSTFYHFADFKGLILFNAIYLVFFAVFSVGYQYELNLSRKRRLILTAIVLLVYFSIFGILYCTWTPVGASYIVGIQTRYFVPMLPLIPLIVNIKHEKFENRDDLFLTLIIVFLAGLFLLTVSHYY encoded by the coding sequence ATGTTTTGCCGGGATAACTTCATTTACTTTAAAGGGGAGTTAATAGGTTTAGCTATTCTTTTGGTTTTTGGAAGTTTTGGCATATTGTATGGTATTAAACATAAAAAAGAACCTCATAAAGTTGCTTTTGTAATTATTATTCTTTTTGGGTTGCTGATGGTATTTTTTGCACCTCCAATGTCATTTCCAGATGAAGCTATTCATTTTGCACGTGCAGAATCTATAACTGAAGGTGTTTTATACCCTGTAAAAACCCCTAACGGTTATTATATTCAGGATTATTTTTTTGAAATGAATCAGGCAAAAGCAGGAACAACAGTTATTATGTATGATTTTAATAAGCCTATAAATGATTCATGGGGTTATTGGCCGGCATCTACAAACACTCCATTTTATTCTTATTTATTTTCGGCTTTGGGAATTTTAATAGCTAAATGTCTGGATTTGTCTGTTATATGGACATTATGGTTAGGAAGACTGGCTAATTTATTATTGTATGGAGGTTTTGTTTATTTTGCAATTAAAAAAGCTCCTGTTTATAAGATGCCATTGCTGTTTATGGCTTGTTTGCCGATTGCAGTTTCCCAAGCTTCATCATTTAGTTATGATGCATTTATATTTGGCTGTGCTATAGTGATGTTTGCTTATTTTGTCTACATGTATAAAAATAAGTTTGAAACTAAAGATTTGGCCATATTTTTCATAGCATGTTTGCTGATGAGTTTAATAAAGCCACCTTATGTCTTTTTAGCTTTGAGTATATTTGCTGTTCCTAAGGAGAATTTTCCATCTGCAAAACTTCAGAAATATTCTGCAATTGTCACATTTGCAGTTTTTGTAATTGTAATAATGTATTTTGGAAATTTTTTTAATCAGTTTATTGGTGCTAGTCAACACACTACAGATTATGTATTGAATAGCCGTAATGCATCATTTACCGCCCAGATGGAATATATTATGGGTAATCCTACAGCTATTGGTACTTTGATGTTGTTTGCAGTCAAATCTGTATTTGATGTATTTGTTGTCAATTCAACATTTTATCATTTTGCAGATTTTAAAGGGTTGATTTTATTTAATGCAATTTATCTGGTCTTTTTTGCTGTATTTTCTGTTGGATATCAGTATGAATTAAATCTGTCCAGAAAAAGAAGGCTAATATTAACTGCTATTGTTTTACTTGTGTACTTTTCAATATTCGGTATTTTATACTGTACATGGACTCCTGTTGGTGCAAGTTACATTGTCGGAATTCAAACAAGATATTTTGTTCCAATGCTTCCGTTAATTCCTTTAATAGTAAATATAAAACATGAGAAATTTGAAAATAGGGATGATTTATTTTTAACTTTAATAATAGTGTTTTTAGCAGGTTTATTTTTACTTACTGTTTCACATTATTATTAG
- a CDS encoding TrmB family transcriptional regulator, whose product MKQEDINLLKQLGLTTYEAKAYITLSSLIQATADEISDKSDIPRSKIYDVLKRLNSKDYIKIESGRPLTYHVNPPINVLKREKEKFIRRINKTGENLNTLYEKKISEVEAPIWRISGLDNIIDKELEIIRQSKKTINMRIGFLLQDEGSKLVYELLLKSENVKINLMVSPYCRISYKEFNISKLVNQKNVNVYTTDIPYVKLLISDSKEMMHIYSKFSKENGEILPNTAIGIWNQYEEIANNYNERFENQLKKIANNNVKQ is encoded by the coding sequence ATGAAACAGGAAGACATCAACTTATTAAAACAATTGGGGCTAACCACATACGAAGCTAAAGCATATATTACATTAAGTTCACTAATTCAGGCCACAGCTGATGAAATAAGTGACAAATCAGATATACCAAGATCCAAAATATATGATGTCTTAAAAAGATTAAATTCAAAAGACTACATCAAAATAGAAAGTGGACGGCCCTTAACATATCATGTAAATCCTCCGATTAATGTATTGAAAAGGGAAAAAGAAAAATTTATCAGAAGAATTAATAAAACCGGCGAAAATCTGAATACATTATATGAAAAGAAAATATCTGAAGTTGAAGCTCCAATTTGGAGAATAAGTGGCCTGGACAATATAATCGATAAAGAACTGGAAATCATCAGACAGTCTAAAAAAACAATAAATATGAGAATAGGATTTTTACTTCAGGACGAAGGATCCAAATTAGTTTATGAACTTCTTTTAAAATCTGAAAATGTTAAAATAAACCTTATGGTTTCACCTTACTGCCGGATATCCTACAAAGAATTTAATATTTCCAAATTAGTTAATCAGAAAAATGTAAATGTCTATACAACGGATATTCCTTATGTTAAACTGTTAATATCTGATTCAAAAGAAATGATGCATATATATTCAAAATTTTCAAAGGAAAATGGTGAAATACTTCCAAATACTGCTATCGGAATCTGGAACCAGTACGAAGAAATAGCAAACAACTATAATGAAAGATTTGAAAATCAGCTAAAAAAAATAGCTAATAATAATGTGAAACAGTAA
- the fni gene encoding type 2 isopentenyl-diphosphate Delta-isomerase, with product MISDRKLEHLLICKNYDVEFKNKKTGFEDVELIHKALPEIDKNEIDLSTSVFGKKLDSPLFITAITGGHPAAKAINKQLAIAAESKNIALGVGSQRAAIEHPELADTYTVVRKNAPDCLLVGNIGAPQLDLADKAVEILDADILAIHLNPLQESIQPEGDLDARGYLDSINQITKRVDIPVMAKETGCGISAEMAKQLVDAGVSYIDIEGAGGTSWAAVETYRAEDRYLGETFWDWGIPTAISTVEVADAVDVPVVSSGGIRSGLEAAKAIALGADSVGMALPFLKHSVSEEQLTTFIDRFNDSLRIAMFLVGANNIEELKNSNLVISGKTREWLNERGINTKKYSRR from the coding sequence ATGATTTCAGATAGAAAATTAGAGCATCTATTAATTTGTAAAAATTATGATGTTGAATTTAAAAATAAAAAAACTGGTTTCGAAGATGTTGAATTAATCCACAAAGCACTTCCGGAAATTGATAAAAACGAAATTGATTTATCAACTTCTGTTTTTGGTAAAAAATTAGATTCTCCTTTATTTATAACTGCTATTACTGGAGGACATCCTGCTGCAAAAGCCATTAACAAACAATTGGCTATTGCCGCAGAAAGTAAAAATATTGCTTTAGGTGTTGGCAGTCAGAGAGCTGCTATTGAACATCCTGAACTTGCAGATACATATACTGTTGTTAGAAAAAATGCTCCTGATTGTTTGCTTGTTGGTAATATTGGAGCACCTCAATTGGATTTGGCTGATAAAGCTGTTGAAATTTTAGATGCAGATATTTTAGCTATTCATTTAAATCCTCTTCAGGAATCAATACAGCCTGAAGGAGATTTGGATGCAAGAGGTTATCTTGATTCAATAAATCAGATAACTAAAAGAGTTGATATTCCTGTTATGGCTAAAGAAACCGGCTGCGGAATATCTGCTGAAATGGCAAAACAATTGGTTGATGCCGGCGTTAGTTATATTGATATTGAAGGTGCAGGAGGAACAAGCTGGGCTGCTGTTGAGACTTACAGAGCTGAAGACAGGTATTTAGGTGAAACATTTTGGGACTGGGGAATTCCAACAGCTATCAGTACAGTAGAAGTTGCTGATGCGGTAGATGTTCCGGTTGTTTCATCAGGAGGTATCAGATCAGGTCTTGAAGCTGCAAAAGCTATTGCTCTTGGAGCTGATAGTGTAGGTATGGCATTACCATTTTTAAAACACTCTGTTTCTGAAGAACAATTAACTACATTCATTGACAGATTCAATGATTCTCTAAGAATAGCTATGTTTTTAGTTGGCGCAAATAATATCGAAGAACTCAAAAATTCAAACTTGGTTATAAGTGGAAAAACAAGAGAATGGCTTAATGAAAGAGGAATTAACACAAAGAAATATTCAAGGAGATAA
- the mvk gene encoding mevalonate kinase, whose amino-acid sequence MRALASAPAKTILFGEHSVVYDEPAIAGAVNKRAYVEITESKTDKSILKSYDLNFEAELDTKHKKYNLKRGKPGIIRYILEALNKVHDHSPIVMKLSSNIPIGSGLGSSAAVTVATLAALYRFHNIRFNKKSLAHDAHMVEQAVQGIASPLDTLVSTYGGLVYLSRNKKVEHFKVNFNAPFVVGYTNKHGNTGKMVKDVRLLKNRNPKIINPVISAMGQLTNYAKQAILKRDFDKIGELMNLNHGFLDVLGVNTLELSRMVYTARECGAIGSKITGAGGGGSIIALCPNSVDEVARGIAAEDNVLKIRFTRKGVSSRVYK is encoded by the coding sequence ATGAGGGCTTTAGCTTCTGCTCCAGCAAAAACTATTTTGTTTGGTGAACATTCTGTTGTTTATGATGAACCTGCGATTGCAGGAGCAGTTAATAAAAGGGCATATGTTGAAATTACTGAATCAAAGACGGATAAATCTATTTTAAAGTCTTATGATTTGAATTTTGAAGCTGAGTTAGATACTAAACATAAAAAATATAATTTAAAAAGAGGAAAGCCAGGTATTATTCGATATATTTTAGAAGCTCTTAATAAAGTTCACGATCACAGTCCAATTGTGATGAAATTATCTTCAAATATTCCTATTGGCTCTGGGCTTGGTTCATCTGCTGCAGTTACAGTAGCTACACTTGCTGCACTGTACAGATTTCACAATATAAGATTCAACAAGAAATCTTTAGCTCATGATGCACATATGGTTGAACAGGCAGTTCAGGGAATAGCCAGTCCGTTGGATACATTGGTTTCCACTTATGGTGGGCTTGTTTATTTGTCCAGAAATAAGAAAGTGGAGCATTTCAAGGTTAACTTCAATGCGCCGTTTGTTGTAGGATATACAAATAAACATGGCAATACTGGCAAAATGGTTAAGGATGTCAGACTCTTAAAAAACAGAAATCCGAAAATTATCAATCCTGTTATTAGTGCAATGGGACAGTTAACTAACTATGCCAAACAAGCTATATTGAAACGTGATTTTGATAAAATAGGGGAGTTAATGAACCTGAATCATGGATTTTTGGATGTTTTAGGAGTAAATACTTTAGAATTGTCCCGTATGGTTTATACTGCTAGGGAATGTGGTGCTATTGGTTCTAAAATCACAGGAGCTGGTGGTGGAGGAAGTATTATAGCACTTTGTCCAAATAGTGTAGATGAAGTTGCCCGCGGAATTGCTGCAGAAGATAATGTTTTAAAAATAAGATTTACCAGAAAAGGTGTTTCTTCAAGGGTTTACAAGTGA
- the rpsB gene encoding 30S ribosomal protein S2 has product MSELLIELDNYLAAGLHIGTQQKTSDMEKYIFRVRSDGLYVLDIQKTDERIRQIAKLLARYDPEDILVVATRQYGQAPVKKFGEVTGAKTIPGRFIPGTLTNPTYAKFIEPKIIVVTDPRSDAQAVLESKQNGIPVIALCDTENLLSFVDIAIPVNNKGRKAIALVYWLLARQILRERGTIPEDGDLDIEATDFELKF; this is encoded by the coding sequence ATGTCCGAACTTTTAATTGAATTAGATAACTACTTAGCAGCAGGTTTACATATCGGAACCCAACAAAAAACCAGCGATATGGAAAAATACATATTCAGAGTAAGATCTGATGGTTTATATGTATTAGATATTCAAAAAACTGATGAAAGAATTAGACAAATTGCTAAACTCTTAGCAAGATACGACCCAGAAGATATTTTAGTAGTAGCTACCAGACAATACGGTCAAGCTCCTGTTAAAAAATTCGGTGAAGTTACCGGTGCAAAAACCATTCCTGGCAGATTCATTCCTGGAACCTTAACTAATCCAACTTATGCAAAATTCATTGAACCAAAAATTATTGTAGTAACTGACCCAAGGTCCGATGCACAAGCAGTTCTTGAATCTAAACAAAACGGAATTCCTGTAATTGCATTATGTGATACTGAAAACTTACTCAGTTTTGTTGATATTGCTATTCCTGTAAACAACAAAGGTAGAAAAGCTATTGCTTTAGTTTACTGGTTACTTGCTAGACAAATCTTAAGGGAAAGAGGTACCATTCCTGAAGATGGTGACTTAGATATTGAAGCTACTGACTTTGAACTTAAATTTTAA
- the amrB gene encoding AmmeMemoRadiSam system protein B produces the protein MLRKPAVAGMFYPDDSEELVKTIEDCFLHSFGPGKIPDIESFEGNDYPVNVMVPHAGFQYSGTIAAHSYCELAKNGFPEVFIIIGPNHTGLGSEVSVFNKGEWITPLGNIQVDEEFADTLISFSDFASADFAAHMREHSIEVQLPFLQYFSNDFKIVPVVLGSQTISAANDLAAAILKAGEKLDKSYCVIASSDLSHFNTQERANKVDGFVLEDIENMDEFKLLEEIIQYNITMCGYGPVMTTMILSKMCGKNTSEILAYKTSGDISGDLSSVVGYASGIFK, from the coding sequence ATGTTAAGAAAACCTGCAGTTGCTGGAATGTTTTATCCGGATGATTCCGAAGAGCTTGTAAAAACTATTGAAGATTGTTTTTTACACTCTTTCGGCCCAGGTAAAATCCCAGACATTGAATCTTTTGAGGGTAATGATTATCCAGTTAATGTTATGGTTCCGCATGCAGGTTTTCAATATTCTGGAACAATAGCTGCTCATAGCTATTGTGAATTAGCTAAAAATGGTTTTCCTGAAGTTTTTATAATAATTGGTCCGAACCATACTGGTCTGGGCAGTGAAGTTTCAGTTTTCAACAAAGGAGAATGGATAACTCCTCTTGGAAACATTCAGGTTGATGAAGAATTTGCAGATACTTTAATTTCTTTTTCAGATTTTGCATCAGCTGATTTTGCAGCCCATATGAGAGAACATAGTATAGAGGTTCAGCTTCCGTTTTTACAGTATTTTTCCAATGATTTCAAAATAGTTCCTGTTGTACTGGGTTCACAAACAATTTCAGCAGCAAATGATTTGGCGGCAGCTATTTTAAAAGCTGGTGAAAAATTAGATAAATCCTACTGTGTTATAGCTAGCAGTGATTTATCCCATTTCAATACTCAGGAGAGAGCTAATAAAGTTGATGGGTTTGTTTTGGAAGATATTGAAAATATGGATGAATTTAAACTTTTAGAAGAAATTATTCAGTATAACATTACTATGTGCGGTTATGGTCCGGTTATGACTACAATGATACTTTCAAAGATGTGTGGGAAAAACACATCTGAAATACTGGCTTATAAAACCAGTGGAGATATATCTGGTGATTTAAGTTCCGTTGTAGGTTATGCTTCAGGTATTTTTAAATAA
- a CDS encoding RNase J family beta-CASP ribonuclease, with the protein MSVEVIAIGGYEEVGKNMTAVKIGEDVIIFDMGIHLDRINIHEDTDIDRMHSLDLIERGIIPDDTLMKDVDGKVKGIIFSHGHLDHIGAVAKLAHRYDAPLIGTPYTTALVEKQIKGERKFKVNNPIRPLNPGSKMKLSKNITLEFVQSTHSIPQAVFPVLHTPEGIIVYALDFKFDNHQKVSPPPDYKRLRELGRKGVLTLIVETTNAKNTEEVKTYSERIARNILEDVMHGPLYEKKGMIVTTFASHIERVQAIADIAKKSHREIYFLGRSMERFCGIAQKQGILKLPKNASIYGSPKAVNKALMRADEDREKYLLVTTGHQGEPDALLPRIASNRTPFNIKEGDNVIISAPIIPNPTNAANRHIMESKLRSKGARIYSNAHVSGHAGREDHREFLRMLKPQHIIPAHGDLSMLAAYGELAEEEGYRIGYNVHILRNSQAQVFENERAHGGN; encoded by the coding sequence ATGAGTGTTGAAGTAATCGCAATTGGCGGATATGAAGAAGTCGGGAAGAACATGACTGCTGTCAAGATTGGCGAAGATGTTATCATTTTTGATATGGGAATACACTTGGACAGGATCAATATTCACGAAGATACTGATATTGATAGGATGCACAGTCTAGATTTAATTGAAAGGGGAATTATTCCGGATGACACTTTAATGAAAGATGTTGACGGTAAAGTAAAAGGAATAATCTTCTCTCACGGTCACTTGGACCATATTGGTGCAGTAGCTAAATTGGCTCACAGATATGATGCTCCATTAATTGGAACTCCATATACAACTGCACTTGTTGAAAAACAAATTAAAGGGGAACGTAAATTTAAAGTAAATAATCCAATCAGACCTTTAAACCCCGGAAGTAAAATGAAGCTGTCTAAAAATATTACTTTGGAATTTGTTCAATCAACACACAGTATTCCGCAAGCAGTTTTTCCGGTTTTACATACTCCTGAAGGAATTATTGTTTATGCACTTGATTTTAAATTTGATAATCATCAAAAAGTATCTCCACCACCTGATTATAAAAGATTAAGGGAATTAGGTAGGAAAGGAGTTCTTACTCTTATTGTAGAAACTACTAATGCAAAAAATACAGAGGAAGTTAAAACTTATTCTGAAAGAATTGCAAGAAATATTTTGGAAGATGTAATGCACGGACCGTTATATGAGAAAAAAGGTATGATTGTTACTACTTTTGCTTCTCATATTGAAAGGGTTCAGGCTATTGCAGACATTGCTAAAAAAAGCCACAGGGAAATTTATTTCCTTGGAAGATCCATGGAAAGGTTCTGTGGCATTGCACAAAAACAGGGTATTTTAAAATTACCTAAAAATGCAAGTATTTATGGAAGCCCAAAAGCAGTTAATAAAGCTTTAATGAGAGCTGATGAAGACAGAGAAAAATATTTGCTTGTAACTACTGGACACCAAGGGGAACCAGATGCATTGCTTCCTAGAATAGCCAGTAACAGAACTCCATTCAATATTAAAGAGGGAGATAATGTTATTATTTCTGCACCGATTATTCCAAATCCAACAAATGCTGCTAACAGGCATATTATGGAAAGTAAATTAAGGTCAAAAGGTGCAAGAATTTATTCAAATGCCCATGTTTCAGGGCATGCTGGAAGAGAAGACCACAGGGAATTCTTACGTATGTTAAAACCACAGCATATTATTCCGGCTCACGGAGATTTATCAATGCTTGCTGCTTACGGAGAATTAGCTGAAGAGGAAGGTTACAGAATTGGTTATAATGTTCATATATTAAGAAATTCACAAGCACAAGTTTTTGAAAATGAACGTGCACATGGAGGAAATTAG
- the idsA gene encoding short chain isoprenyl diphosphate synthase IdsA produces the protein MDVIEELGNYSVDISKTIEEELSCIVPNNLQEASIYLTKAGGKMLRPALTLITSEAVGGSRDNSLKSAAAIELIHTFSLIHDDIMDDDDMRRGKPAVHKVWDENVAILAGDTLFSKAFEIIMNSDPEKNTPTQLSQTLATVADACVKICEGQASDMSFEDRYDVSEEEYLDMIFKKTGALIAAASKAGAIMGGANQEVIDAMYDYGRLIGLAFQIQDDYLDLASDEETLGKPIGSDIAKGKMTIIAIKALAASEGEDNKKLLEILKDDNNSQEDIDVALDLFNKYGAIEYAKNVALENVTSAKKLLEILPDSESKQMLFDLADFVLERHS, from the coding sequence ATGGATGTAATAGAAGAATTGGGAAATTATTCCGTTGATATTAGTAAAACAATAGAAGAAGAATTATCTTGCATAGTTCCAAACAATCTTCAAGAAGCTTCAATTTATTTAACTAAAGCTGGAGGTAAAATGCTTAGACCAGCTTTAACTTTAATTACTTCTGAAGCAGTTGGCGGATCTAGGGATAATTCATTGAAATCTGCTGCAGCTATTGAACTTATCCATACATTTTCACTTATTCATGATGATATCATGGATGACGATGATATGAGAAGAGGAAAACCTGCAGTACATAAAGTTTGGGATGAAAATGTAGCTATTTTAGCTGGAGATACTTTATTTTCAAAAGCTTTTGAAATAATTATGAATTCAGACCCTGAAAAAAATACACCGACTCAGTTAAGCCAGACATTAGCTACTGTAGCTGATGCTTGTGTTAAAATTTGTGAAGGTCAGGCTTCCGATATGAGTTTTGAAGATAGGTATGATGTATCTGAAGAAGAATATTTGGACATGATCTTTAAAAAGACCGGTGCATTAATAGCTGCTGCTTCCAAAGCTGGAGCCATTATGGGTGGAGCCAATCAGGAAGTAATCGATGCAATGTATGATTACGGAAGATTAATTGGTCTTGCTTTCCAAATTCAGGATGATTATTTAGATTTAGCTAGTGATGAAGAAACATTAGGTAAACCTATTGGAAGTGACATAGCTAAAGGTAAAATGACCATTATAGCTATTAAGGCTTTAGCTGCTTCTGAGGGTGAAGACAATAAAAAATTATTAGAAATCTTAAAAGATGATAATAATTCACAGGAAGATATAGATGTGGCTCTTGATTTATTCAATAAATATGGGGCTATTGAATATGCTAAAAATGTTGCATTAGAAAATGTAACTTCTGCTAAAAAACTACTCGAAATATTGCCTGATTCTGAAAGTAAACAGATGCTTTTTGACCTTGCAGATTTTGTACTTGAAAGGCATTCTTAA
- a CDS encoding isopentenyl phosphate kinase, with protein sequence MIILKIGGSILTNKDAAESEIDEKNLSRIAKEIKSSLDNDSKEIIIVHGAGSFGHPPAKEYKIGEPFDKDEYPQKRIGFSKTQNAVKRLNMLICDEFIKEDLPVVAVPASSFMVATNKRITEGDLDSFKRYLNKGFIPVIYGDVVLDNDLEICVISGDQIIQYLAKNLNPDKVILGTDVDGVYNKNPKTHDDAVFFDKFSSLEDLDTLEGTTNIDVTGGMVGKIKELLYLADLGIESKIINAEIENNIFKALNNDQVKGTVISRG encoded by the coding sequence ATGATTATTTTAAAAATTGGAGGAAGTATCTTAACAAATAAGGATGCTGCTGAAAGCGAAATTGATGAGAAAAACTTGTCAAGGATTGCAAAGGAAATTAAATCCTCACTTGATAATGATTCTAAGGAAATAATAATTGTTCATGGTGCAGGATCATTTGGCCACCCTCCAGCTAAAGAATATAAAATTGGAGAACCTTTTGACAAAGATGAATATCCTCAAAAAAGAATAGGATTTTCTAAAACACAAAATGCAGTTAAAAGATTAAACATGCTTATTTGTGATGAATTTATAAAAGAAGATTTGCCTGTTGTAGCTGTTCCGGCTTCAAGTTTTATGGTAGCTACTAATAAAAGAATAACTGAAGGCGATTTAGATAGCTTTAAAAGATATTTAAATAAAGGATTTATTCCAGTTATTTATGGGGATGTTGTTTTAGATAATGATTTGGAAATCTGTGTTATTTCTGGTGATCAGATTATTCAATATTTAGCTAAAAATCTTAATCCGGATAAGGTTATTTTAGGAACTGATGTTGACGGAGTTTATAATAAAAATCCTAAAACCCATGATGATGCGGTTTTCTTTGATAAATTTTCTTCACTTGAAGATTTGGATACCTTAGAAGGAACTACCAATATTGATGTTACTGGCGGAATGGTCGGTAAGATTAAAGAGCTTTTATATTTGGCAGATTTGGGAATAGAATCTAAAATAATAAATGCTGAAATTGAAAATAATATTTTCAAAGCTTTAAATAATGATCAAGTAAAGGGAACTGTTATTTCAAGGGGATAA
- the hcp gene encoding hydroxylamine reductase: MVDMFCYQCSQTAKGTGCTVRGVCGKEPTVARLQDNLIFALKGMSAYNYNANVLGVKDSDVDEFLTKGLYSTLTNVNFDAEDLINLGLEAGEANVKVMKMLKQAHIDHYGEPEPAEVKVGAQEGPAIIVTGHDLKALDELLKQTEGTDVKVYTHSEMLPAHGYPELRKYENLAGQLGGAWFDQKDIFSKYNAAIVATSNCVLLPKDEYADRIFTMDVAKLPDTPVVENYDFKPVIDKAIELGGLDAEELTTITTGFGASTVLSLADKIKELVEAGKIKRFFLVGGCDGPFPKSNYYREFVQNLPEDVVVLTLACGKFKFNDLDLGDIEGVPRLIDLGQCNDAIVAVDIALALCDLFGVGLNELPLTIVLSWMEQKAAAILWSLLYLGKTDMLIGPVLPAWANEDILNYLVNTYNLTPIGDPIEDIKKIMGE, from the coding sequence ATGGTAGATATGTTTTGTTATCAATGTTCACAAACTGCAAAAGGTACCGGATGCACTGTACGTGGAGTTTGTGGCAAAGAACCAACTGTAGCTAGATTACAGGATAATTTGATTTTTGCTTTAAAAGGAATGAGTGCATACAATTATAATGCAAACGTTTTGGGAGTTAAAGACTCTGATGTTGATGAATTCTTAACTAAAGGATTGTATTCCACATTAACTAATGTTAATTTTGATGCTGAAGACTTGATTAATTTGGGACTGGAAGCTGGTGAAGCCAATGTTAAAGTAATGAAAATGCTTAAACAAGCACATATTGACCATTATGGTGAGCCGGAACCTGCAGAAGTAAAAGTAGGTGCACAGGAAGGTCCAGCAATAATTGTTACAGGTCATGATTTGAAAGCATTAGATGAATTGTTAAAACAGACTGAAGGAACTGATGTAAAAGTTTATACTCACTCTGAAATGTTGCCTGCACATGGTTATCCTGAACTTAGAAAATATGAAAATTTAGCAGGTCAGCTTGGAGGAGCATGGTTTGACCAAAAAGACATATTCTCTAAATATAATGCAGCTATTGTAGCAACAAGCAACTGTGTACTGCTTCCAAAAGATGAATATGCAGACAGAATTTTCACTATGGATGTAGCTAAATTACCGGATACTCCAGTAGTAGAAAATTACGACTTCAAACCAGTTATTGACAAGGCTATTGAATTAGGTGGTTTAGATGCTGAAGAATTAACAACAATCACTACAGGATTTGGAGCATCTACAGTGCTTTCACTTGCTGATAAGATTAAAGAATTGGTTGAAGCAGGTAAAATCAAAAGATTCTTCTTAGTAGGAGGATGTGATGGACCATTCCCTAAATCTAACTACTACAGAGAATTTGTACAAAACTTACCTGAAGATGTTGTTGTACTGACATTAGCCTGTGGTAAATTCAAATTCAATGATTTGGATTTGGGAGATATTGAAGGAGTACCAAGACTTATAGATTTAGGTCAATGTAATGATGCAATTGTTGCAGTAGATATTGCACTTGCATTATGTGACTTATTTGGAGTTGGATTAAATGAATTACCACTTACTATTGTTTTAAGTTGGATGGAACAAAAAGCAGCAGCTATTTTATGGAGTTTATTATATCTGGGCAAAACAGATATGCTTATTGGACCTGTGTTACCTGCATGGGCAAATGAAGACATACTTAATTACCTAGTAAATACATATAATCTAACACCAATTGGTGATCCGATTGAAGATATTAAAAAAATAATGGGCGAATAA